GCACGCACCTCCACCCCGCCGCGCTCCAGCTGGCGTTCCACCGGGCGGGCGCCCGCCGGGTGGCGTTCATCACGGACGCGATGGACGCGGCCGGCTTCGGCGACGGACGCTACTGGCTCGGCCCGCTGGAGGTGGAGGTCGCCGACGGCGTGGCCCGGCTGGCGTCGGACGGCACGATCGCCGGCTCGACCCTCACCCTGGACCGCGCCTTCCAGCGGGCGGTCACGGTCGACGGCCTGTCCGTCGAGGACGCGGTGCAGGCACTCTCGGCGACCCCCGCCCGCCTGCTGGGCATGTCCGACCGGATCGGCTCCCTGGAACCCGGCAAGGACGCCGACCTGGTCCTGCTGGACGCCGATTTCGAGCTGAAGGGCGTGATGCGCCGGGGCGAATGGGTGGTCGGTCCCCAACTGGGCTGATCCATCCCGCAGTCGAGAGACGGTGGCCGACTCCAGGACTGGGCCGACCGCCGTCTCTTTGGCATGATCGGGCTTTCGGAAGTCCACGGCGGCAAGCGCATTCTCGGGGGAGGTCGGCCCAGGTGATCCTCACGGTCACGCTGAACACCGCTCTCGACATCACCTACCGCGTGCGGTCCCTCACGCCGCACGCCTCCCACCGCGTCTCCGAGGTGACGGAACGCCCGGGCGGCAAGGGCCTCAACGTGGCCCGGGTCCTCGCGGCGCTCGGCCACGAGGTGACGGTGACGGGTTTCACGGGCGGGGCGACGGGCCGGGTCGTGCGGGAGAAGCTCGCGGCGGTCCCGGGCGTGGCGGACGCGCTGGTCCCGGTCGCGGGCGCGACCCGCCGCACGATCGCGGTGGTGGACGAACGGACCGGCGACACGACGCAGCTGAACGAACCGGGCCCGACGATCACGCCCCGCGAATGGTCGGCCTTCCAGGAGGCCTACGCGGACCTGCTCCACGGCGCCTCCGCCGTGGCCCTGTGCGGCAGCCTGCCGCCGGGCGTGCCGGTGGGCGCGTACGCGGGCCTGGTCCGCACGGCCCGCGCCGCGGGAATCCCGGTCCTCCTCGACACCAGCGGCGAACCCCTGCGCCGGGGCGTCGCGGCCCGGCCGGACATCATCAAGCCGAACGCGGACGAACTGGCGGAACTGACGGGCTCCCACGAGCCCCTGCGCGCGACCCAGGACGCCCGCCGCCGCGGCGCCGGCGCGGTCGTCGCGTCCCTGGGCTCCGCGGGCCTCCTCGCCGCCACCCGAGAGGGCCGCTGGCGAGCCACCCCACCGGCCTCCGTCCGAGGCAACCCGACGGGCGCGGGCGACTCCGCGGTCGCGGGCCTGCTGTCGGGCCTGGCGGACCACCTCCCCTGGCCGGACCGCCTGACCCGCGCGACAGCGCTGTCCGCGGCGACAGTGGCAGCACCGGTGGCCGGGGAGTTCGACCGGGGACTGTACGAGGAACTGCTGGGGAGGGTGTCGGTCTCGCAGGAGGTCAGCGCGGCGTAGGTCCGGGCCGGCTCAGTCCTTGACCTGGCCCGCCTTCAGCCACAGCTGGTCCAGCAGGACGTTGCACTTGTCGCCGTCCTGGCAGGAGACGGTGATCGTGTTCGTGCCCTTGTTGAGGGTCGGCCAGGCGTAGGTCTTCGTCCAGCCCTTGGCGAAGTCGCCGTCCGACGTGTGCGTGAAGTTGCCCATGTTCAGCTTGGTGCCGAACGGCTTGCCGTTGACGGTGAGCGTCATCTCCTGGTCCTCGTCCACCGCGCTGTAGCGGGCGAAGACCGTGTAGGGCCCGTCCTTGGGGATGCCGTTGACGGTCCAGGTGACCGAGGAGCCGACCTGGTTGAGGTTGCCCACGTAGATGCCGCCGTCGGACTGGGCGCCCTTCACGTCCTGGGCGAGCGACGCGCCGCCGCCGAGACGCAGCGCCTTGGCGTCGATCTTCGGCAGGTCGACCTGGCTCTCGGCGTCATCGCTGCTCGAAGGACTCGGCTTCGACTCCTGCGACTGCGTCGGCGTCGTGCCGGTCTCGTCGCCCGCCTCGCTCTTGTCCTTGTCGCCGCCCAGCATGGCCACGCCGATGCCGATGACGACCGCGGCGACCACCGCGATCGCGCCGATCAGCAGGCCCTTGGTGTTCGGGCCGCGACCGCCCCGGCCGCCACCGCCGCCGGAATGCATCTGCGTCTGGGCCGTGGGGGCACCGCCCGGCAGCGTCTCCGGCGCCGCGTAGTGCGCGTTCGGCCGGCCGTAGGCGCCCTGCTGCTGTGGGACCTGCCCGTACGGCGCCGGCTGCGCGTTCTGCGGCTGCTGGCCGTACTGGCGCGTGCCGACCGCTCGCACCCGGTTGACCGAGTTCGGGTAGCCGTAGCCACCGGACGGCGGCTGGGCTCCGTTGGCCTGCCCGTCGGCGTAGAGATAGCCGAACGGGTCGTCGTCCTCGGGCGTGCTCGCGCCGTTGTTGCCGGGCGTCATCCCTTGGTCTCCTCAGTCAGGTGCGGTGCATGCGGTACGGGTCGTGAGAGAGCGAGCCTACCCGCTCCCAGTGACCCAAACGGGTGACTCAGACCGCATCAACTCGCTGACCTGGGGTTCACCCCGCGCGTCTGTGTTGTTTGGGACGAGATCGTTTCTCGACGTACATCCGCTCGTCAGCGGATTTCAACACTTCGTCCGCCGTCATTCCACAGTGTGCCCATCCGATGCCGAAGCTGGCGCCCACCCGGACGGCCCGCCCCTCGGCGCGGATGGGCTGGATGATCTCGTTGCGGAGGCGGACCGCGAGGTCCTGCGCGTCGGCGCGGCCGAGCCCGTCGGCCAGGATGACGAATTCGTCACCCCCGAGCCGGGCGACCGTGTCGCCGTCGCGGACGCCGTTGCTCAGCCGCCGGGCGACCTCGATGAGCACCGCGTCACCGGCGTTGTGCCCGAACCGGTCGTTGATCGACTTGAAGCCGTCGAGGTCGCAGAAGAGCACGGCGAGGCCCTTGGTGCCGTCGTCGTGGTCGCCGTCCGGGGCGACGGTGTGCACGTGGTGGTCGTAGGCGTCGTAGGGCTCGGCGCTCTGCCGGTAGTCGAAGCCGGGCCCGACCACGTCGAAGGCCGGGTGGCCGTAGGCGGCGTCGTGGGACTCGGCGACGGCGGCGTGCGGGGTCGCGCGCTGGCACAGGCGCGCGGAGAGGCGGGAGCGCAGCTCCGCGGAGTTCGGCAGGCCGGTGAGCGAGTCGTGCGAGGCGCGGTGGGCGAGCTGCAGCTCGCGGCGCTTGCGCTCCTCGATGTCCTCGACGTGGGTGAGCAGGAAGCGCGGCCCGTCGGCGGCGTCCGCGACGACGCTGTTGCGCAGGCTGACCCAGACGTACGTGCCGTCCCGGCGGCCCAGGCGCAGCTCGGCGCGGCCGCCCTCGGCGGAGGTCCGCAGCAGCGTGCCTATGTCCTCGGGGTGGACCAGGTCGGAGAACGAGTAGCGGCGCATCGCGGAGGCGGGGCGGCCGAGCAGCCGGCACAGGGCGTCGTTGGTGCGCAGGATCCGGCCGTGCTGGTCGCCGCCCATCTCGGCGATGGCCATGCCGGAGGGCGCGTACTCGAAGGCCTGCCTGAAGCTTTCCTCGCTGGCCCGCAGGGCCTGTTGCTCGCGCTCCAGCCGGACCAGGGCGCGCTGCATGTTGGCACGTAGACGCGCGTTGCTGATGGCGATGGCGGCCTGGAAGGCGTACATCTGGAGCGCCTCGCGGCCCCAGGCGCCGGGCCGGCGGCCGTTGCGCGGCCGGTCCACGGAGAGCACGCCGATCAGCTCGCCGCACGTACCGCTGCCCTTCGGGGCGGGCGCGTACATGGGGGCGAAGAGGCGGTCGGCCGGGTGCCACTCGTCCTCGAAGCGGGGGGCGGGGCCGTCGGTGTACCACTGCGGGACGTCGTCGTCGTCGAGGACCCAGCCCTCGGTGTGCGGTATGAACACCAGGTCGCCCCAGTGCTCGCCCATGCCGAGGCGGCGCTCCCAGGAGTCGCGGGAGCCGACGCGGCCGGTGATGAGGGCCTCGGCCGCCGGGTTCCCGGCGAAGGCGGCGACGACGAGGTCGCCGTCCGGCCGGACGAGGTTCACGCACGCCAGCTCGTACCCGAGGGCGGCGACGACGCCCTCCGCGACGGTCTGCAGTGTGTCCGCCAGGCTGCGGGCCGTGTTCATGTCGGCCATGACCTGGTGCAGTTGTCGCAGGGACGCAAGACGGACGTAGGGCTCCGACTCGGTCTCCATGCTCGCCCTCCCCCCGAGTACCTCGCAGCGAATCAAGAATCAAGGGTTCTCATCGGCGTACGTCCTGGCAGCTTCCCAGCCACTGAATCACAGCGCGCTGCCCACTCGGTACACAGGGTCAACAATTCCTGCCCCTTGTGACTCAAGTCACAGGCAAACCTGAACAATTGAGTGGAGTTTCTGCGTTCTTCACGTGCGTCTACCGAACGCAAACTTTGTCAGGTTGCGCACGAATACCTCCCGGGTGTCCGCCGGGAGTCCTAGGACCGTGATCGGGCGGGAGCCCGATGCGGGGCGTGCCGGACGGAGATTAGCGTTTCCGGTGTGCCGAACACTCCCGCCGCCACGTCGCCGATCATTCCGAAGCCCGCCTCCGGGCATGCTGAGGGGGTGAGCAACGACGAGTTCCGCGCCGCCATGTCCCGGCTGGCCTCGGGCGTGGTCCTGGTGACCGCCCAGGAGGCGCCGCTCGACCCGGACGACCCCGGCGCGCCGGCCAGCGAGGACGTGGGCATGACAGCCACGGCCTTCATGTCGGTGTCCCTCGACCCGCCCCTGGTGCTGGTGAGCCTGCGCGACGGCTCCCGCATGGACGAGCTGCTGGAGGAGCAGGAGCTGTGGGCGGTCTCGGTCCTCTCCGAGAGCCAGCGGCACATCGCCGGCCGTTTCGCCATGAAGGGCCGCGTCAGCGACCGGCTGCTGTTCGCCGACATCCCGTACACCCGCGGCGAGTACACCGGCGCGCCCCTGGTGGGCGGTGCCCTGGCCGTCCTGGAGTGCCGCACCGAGCAGCGCGTGCCGTCGGGCGACCACACCCTGGTGATCGGCCGCGTCCTGACCGCCCGCGTGCCGAGCGCGGAGGGCGGCCCGCTGACGTACTTCCGGGGCCGGTACCGCCACTTGGCCTGAAGAAACCGTTCGCCGGGCGGTGGACCGCGCACCTAGGGTGCGCGCATGACGACGACCGGCGGCCCGCGCCTCGAAGAGATCACCCCCGCGAACCTCGACGCCGCCCTCGGCATCGCCGTCCGCCCCGACCAGGAGCACGCGGTCGCCCCGGTCGTGAAGTCGCTCGCCGAGGCGTATGCGCATCCCGGGGTCGCCTGGCCCCGCCTGATCGTCGACGGGGACCGCCCGGTCGGTTTCCTGATGGCCTTCCTCGACATCGACTGGTACGAGGACGGCAGTGTCCGCCGCTCGGGCCTGTGGCGGCTGAACATCGCGGCCGGGGAGCAGGGCAAGGGGTACGGCCGCTTCGCCGTCGAGTCCGTCGCCGCCGAGCTGCGTCGGCGCGGCACCCAGAAGTTCTATGTCACGTGGCACCCGGGACCGAACGGCCCCGAGGGCTTCTACCTGGGCCTCGGCTTCCACCCGAACGGCGAGAGCAGCGGAGGCCAGACGGTGGGGGTTCTGGAGCTGGCCTAGGGACCTTCTGACGGATCTCCGTGGGAGAAGGAGCGGCGTTCGGTGCGTGCGATCGGCGTGCGGGGCGGAGGGTCGTGTGGCGGAGCCACCTGGCCCTTCGCCCCGTGCGGCGAGCGGGCGTGCCGGGCGTCGCGACGCCGCGGAGATCCATCAGAAGGGCCCTAGGGCCTGTCTGACAAAGGATCTTGGTTGGGTTCGCGGAGCCAGAGGATGAGTGCGGCGAGGTGGACTCCGGCCTTGTAGCGGGTGGCGAGTTTGTCGAAGCGGGTGGCGATCGCGCGGAACTGCTTGAGGCGGTTGAAGCAGCGTTCGATCACGTTGCGGGCCTTGTAAAGCTCGCGGTCGAAGGCCGGCGGTCTGCCGCCGGCCTTCCCTCGCCGCAGGCGGTTGGCCTTCTGGTCCGCCCGCTCCGGGATCACTGCCCGGATGCCTCTGCGTCGCAGGGACTGGCGGATCGCCCGGGACGAGTACGCCTTGTCCGCGACGACCGCATCGGGCCTGAGGCGGGGGCGCCCGGCGCCGGTCCGGGGCACCCTCAGCTCGTCCATGACCATGTCGAAGACGGTGGAGTCGTTGACGTTGCCGGGCGTGATGACGACAGCCAGGGGCAGGCCCCGGCCGTCGCAGGCGAGGTGGAGCTTGGTGGTCAGCCCGCCGCGGGACCGGCCCAGCGCCTGGCCAGCCGACGGGCGTGCCGGATCTTCCAGTTCGTCCCCCGCCGCCGCCCCTTTTTGCGGGCTCCGGCGGCGTGCTGATGGGCCCGGCTGATCGTGGAGTCGACAGACACGGTCCACTCCACGGCTCCGACGGAGTCGTCGCGGACATGGACCTGTTCGAGCAGGCGAGCCCAGGTTCCGTCCGCCTCCCAGCGGGCGAACCGTTCATAGACCGTCTGCCACGGCCCGTAGCGTTCCGGCAGGTCACGCCACGGAGCACCGGTCCGCAACCGCCACAACACCCCGTTGATCACCTGCCGGTGATCCCGCCACGGACGACCACGACCGTCAACACCAGGCAGCAGGGGCGCTATCCGCTCCCATGCCGCATCCGTCAACTCACCTCGACCCACCACAAGATCAATTATCAGACAGTGCCTAGCCCCAGTTCTGGGCGTTGCGGCCCCGCTTGGTCTCGGAGCGCTGCTTCTTCTCCCGCAGCCGGCGTTCGTTGATGCCGCGTGGGACGCGGGTCGGCCTGCGGGGCTTGGGCGGGGGCGCGGTGGCCTCGGCGAGGAGCGCGGCGAGTCGTACGGCGGCGGCCTCGCGGTTGCGCCACTGGGAGCGGTGCTCCGAGGAGCGGACGGTGACGACGCCGTCGACCAGGCGCCCGGCCAGCCGCTCCAGCGCCCGCTGCTTCCACACGGCCGGCAGCGCCTCGGTCCGGGCCAGGTCGAAGCTCAGCTCGACCTTGGAGTCGCTGGTGTTGACGTGCTGCCCGCCCGGCCCCGACGACCGCGAGAAACGCCACATGAGCTCGGCCTCGGGCAGGGAGACGGAGCCGCGGATGACATGGGGACCGGACATGCCGTCCATGTTCCCGCCCCTGTCCGGTCCACGTCACCCGAATATCCGAGGGTAAAGAAAGTAAAGGACCAGGAACCTCGCGTACCCCTCTCCACGTTCATGGGGGTAGCTGTAGCTTCGGTGCCGCAGCTTCTTTGCCGCATAAACGAGGGAAGGGACTCCCAACAATGGCTGTAAGCCTGTCCAAGGGTGGCAACGTCTCGCTCACCAAGGAGGCTCCGGGCCTGACCGCCGTCACCGTGGGCCTCGGCT
This genomic stretch from Streptomyces sp. Go-475 harbors:
- a CDS encoding GNAT family N-acetyltransferase; the encoded protein is MTTTGGPRLEEITPANLDAALGIAVRPDQEHAVAPVVKSLAEAYAHPGVAWPRLIVDGDRPVGFLMAFLDIDWYEDGSVRRSGLWRLNIAAGEQGKGYGRFAVESVAAELRRRGTQKFYVTWHPGPNGPEGFYLGLGFHPNGESSGGQTVGVLELA
- a CDS encoding flavin reductase family protein, with the protein product MPNTPAATSPIIPKPASGHAEGVSNDEFRAAMSRLASGVVLVTAQEAPLDPDDPGAPASEDVGMTATAFMSVSLDPPLVLVSLRDGSRMDELLEEQELWAVSVLSESQRHIAGRFAMKGRVSDRLLFADIPYTRGEYTGAPLVGGALAVLECRTEQRVPSGDHTLVIGRVLTARVPSAEGGPLTYFRGRYRHLA
- a CDS encoding IS5 family transposase (programmed frameshift) — translated: MVGRGELTDAAWERIAPLLPGVDGRGRPWRDHRQVINGVLWRLRTGAPWRDLPERYGPWQTVYERFARWEADGTWARLLEQVHVRDDSVGAVEWTVSVDSTISRAHQHAAGARKKGPAAGDELEDPARPSAGQALGRSRGGLTTKLHLACDGRGLPLAVVITPGNVNDSTVFDMVMDELRVPRTGAGRPRLRPDAVVADKAYSSRAIRQSLRRRGIRAVIPERADQKANRLRRGKAGGRPPAFDRELYKARNVIERCFNRLKQFRAIATRFDKLATRYKAGVHLAALILWLREPNQDPLSDRP
- a CDS encoding carbohydrate-binding protein, producing MTPGNNGASTPEDDDPFGYLYADGQANGAQPPSGGYGYPNSVNRVRAVGTRQYGQQPQNAQPAPYGQVPQQQGAYGRPNAHYAAPETLPGGAPTAQTQMHSGGGGGRGGRGPNTKGLLIGAIAVVAAVVIGIGVAMLGGDKDKSEAGDETGTTPTQSQESKPSPSSSDDAESQVDLPKIDAKALRLGGGASLAQDVKGAQSDGGIYVGNLNQVGSSVTWTVNGIPKDGPYTVFARYSAVDEDQEMTLTVNGKPFGTKLNMGNFTHTSDGDFAKGWTKTYAWPTLNKGTNTITVSCQDGDKCNVLLDQLWLKAGQVKD
- a CDS encoding 1-phosphofructokinase family hexose kinase; its protein translation is MILTVTLNTALDITYRVRSLTPHASHRVSEVTERPGGKGLNVARVLAALGHEVTVTGFTGGATGRVVREKLAAVPGVADALVPVAGATRRTIAVVDERTGDTTQLNEPGPTITPREWSAFQEAYADLLHGASAVALCGSLPPGVPVGAYAGLVRTARAAGIPVLLDTSGEPLRRGVAARPDIIKPNADELAELTGSHEPLRATQDARRRGAGAVVASLGSAGLLAATREGRWRATPPASVRGNPTGAGDSAVAGLLSGLADHLPWPDRLTRATALSAATVAAPVAGEFDRGLYEELLGRVSVSQEVSAA
- the cdgB gene encoding diguanylate cyclase CdgB; this translates as METESEPYVRLASLRQLHQVMADMNTARSLADTLQTVAEGVVAALGYELACVNLVRPDGDLVVAAFAGNPAAEALITGRVGSRDSWERRLGMGEHWGDLVFIPHTEGWVLDDDDVPQWYTDGPAPRFEDEWHPADRLFAPMYAPAPKGSGTCGELIGVLSVDRPRNGRRPGAWGREALQMYAFQAAIAISNARLRANMQRALVRLEREQQALRASEESFRQAFEYAPSGMAIAEMGGDQHGRILRTNDALCRLLGRPASAMRRYSFSDLVHPEDIGTLLRTSAEGGRAELRLGRRDGTYVWVSLRNSVVADAADGPRFLLTHVEDIEERKRRELQLAHRASHDSLTGLPNSAELRSRLSARLCQRATPHAAVAESHDAAYGHPAFDVVGPGFDYRQSAEPYDAYDHHVHTVAPDGDHDDGTKGLAVLFCDLDGFKSINDRFGHNAGDAVLIEVARRLSNGVRDGDTVARLGGDEFVILADGLGRADAQDLAVRLRNEIIQPIRAEGRAVRVGASFGIGWAHCGMTADEVLKSADERMYVEKRSRPKQHRRAG
- the arfB gene encoding alternative ribosome rescue aminoacyl-tRNA hydrolase ArfB; the protein is MDGMSGPHVIRGSVSLPEAELMWRFSRSSGPGGQHVNTSDSKVELSFDLARTEALPAVWKQRALERLAGRLVDGVVTVRSSEHRSQWRNREAAAVRLAALLAEATAPPPKPRRPTRVPRGINERRLREKKQRSETKRGRNAQNWG